CAGTTCAACAATTTATTTAACAATTTTTACGTTTCCGCCTTAATTATTTGCAATTATTTAACAATTTTAGCCACAACACCTGCACCAACGGTTCTACCACCTTCACGGATTGCGAAGCGTAAGCCCTCATCCATTG
This genomic interval from Pseudomonadota bacterium contains the following:
- a CDS encoding elongation factor Tu, with amino-acid sequence MDEGLRFAIREGGRTVGAGVVAKIVK